The nucleotide sequence CCGGAAAGCGCGAACTCCGAAGCCATTCAGGGCGCTTATCGCCAGGCAATGGATGTCTACCAGCAGCTCAAGCAAGGTGCCGACTTCGGTCAACTGGCCGTCGCCCGCTCAGGCAGTGAAAACGCCCTGGAAGGCGGCGACATGGGCTGGCGCAAACCTGCACAACTGCCGCCTCCATTCGACCGCGAACTGAGCGCCATGGCAGTAGGCGACATTACTCAACCTGCCCGTACTCCCGGCGGTTTCATTATCCTGAAGGTGCTGGAGAAACGCGGTGGCGGTACCCAGGTGCGTGACGAAGTACATGTTCGCCACATCCTGATCAAACCCAGCGAAATTCGCAGCGAAGCCGAAACCAAGCGTCTGGCGGAGAAGCTCTACGACCGCATCGAGGCGGGCGAAGACTTCGCCGAACTGGCGAAGAGCTTCTCGGAAGACCCGGGATCGGCCCTCAACGGCGGCGACCTGAACTGGGTTGACCCGAACGCACTGGTGCCCGAGTTCCGCAAAGTCATGGCCGAAACGCCACAGGGCCAACTGTCCAAGCCGTTCAAGAGCCCTTATGGCTGGCATGTACTGGAAGTCCTTGGCCGTCGCGCCACCGACAGCACCACCCAGGCCCGCGAACAACAGGCAATGACAGTACTGCGTAACCGCAAGTACGACGAAGAGCTGCAAACCTGGTTGCGTCAGATCCGCGACGAAGCCTACGTTGAAATCAAACTCCCTGGTGCAGACCAGGCAGCGCAGTGAAACCCAAGCGTTTCGCGCTGACGCCCGGCGAGCCTGCCGGCATTGGTCCCGACCTGTGCCTGCTGCTCGCCGCGCAACCCCAGCCACATCCCCTGATCGCCATCACCAGCCACGACCTGCTCCTTGAGCGGGCCGTGCAGTTGGGGGTGGCTGTCAACCTGCTGCCGGTGATGCCTGGCGCCTGGCCGGATGTCCCGGCGCCGGCCAATAGCCTGTATGTCTGGGATACGCCTTTGGGCGCCCCCGTCATCACCGGGCGGCTGGACAAGGCCAACGCCGGCTTCGTCCTGGAAACCCTGACCCGTGCCGGCCAGGGCTGCCTGGATGGCACATTCGCCGGCATGATCACCGCACCGGTGCACAAGGGCGTGATCAACGAGTCCGGTATCGCCTTTTCCGGGCACACCGAATTCCTCGCGGACCTGACCCACACCGCACAGGTGGTGATGATGCTCGCTACCCGTGGTCTGCGCGTGGCCCTGGTGACCACTCACCTGCCCTTGCGGGACATTGCCGACGCCATCACCTCGGAACGCCTGGAGCGGGTCACGCGGATACTGCACGCCGACCTGCAGGGAAAGTTCGGCATCGCCCACCCACGCATCCTGGTCTGCGGACTCAACCCCCACGCCGGTGAAGGCGGACATCTGGGTCGCGAAGAAATCGACATCATTGAACCTACATTGGAGCGCTTGCGCAGCGAAGGCATGAACCTGCATGGCCCGCTGCCCGCCGACACTCTGTTTACCCCCAAATATCTGGAGCACTGCGACGCGGTGCTGGCGATGTACCACGACCAGGGGCTGCCCGTGCTGAAGTTCAAAGGCTTCGGTGCGGCAGTCAACGTGACCCTGGGCCTGCCGATCATCCGCACTTCGGTGGACCATGGCACCGCCCTGGACCTGGCCGGCAGCGGCAAGATCGATACCGGCAGCCTGCAGGTCGCGCTGGAAACCGCCTACCAGATGGCCGAGACCCACTTATGACCGAGCAATACCAACACCGCGCGCGCAAGCGTTTCGGCCAGAATTTCTTGCATGACGCCGGCGTGATCGATCGCATCCTGCGCTCCATCAACGCCAAGCCCGACGACCGCATGCTGGAAATCGGACCGGGCCAGGGCGCCCTGACCGAGGGTCTGCTTGGTAGCGGCGCGCAATTGGACGTCGTGGAGCTGGACAAGGACCTGGTTCCGATCCTCAATCAGCAATTCGCCGGCAAGAGCAACTTCAACCTGCACCAGGGCGACGCGCTGAAGTTCGACTTCAACAGCCTGAACGCCGCGCCGAACAGCCTGCGGGTCGTGGGTAACCTGCCGTACAACATCTCCACGCCACTGATCTTCCACCTGCTGAGCAATGCCGGCCTGATTCGCGACATGCACTTCATGCTGCAGAAGGAAGTGGTCGAACGTCTCG is from Pseudomonas sp. B21-056 and encodes:
- the surA gene encoding peptidylprolyl isomerase SurA; this translates as MNVKTKLSDCLRPLMLGALFLGTAANAAVQSIDKVVAIVDNDVVMQSQLDQRVHEVQQTIAKRGGGLPPPGVLDQQVLERLIVENLQLQIGERSGIRITDEELNQAVGTIAQRNNMTIDQFRAALAHDGLSYDDARDQIRREMIISRVRQRRVAERIQVSEQEVKNFLASDLGKMQLSEELHLANILIPTPESANSEAIQGAYRQAMDVYQQLKQGADFGQLAVARSGSENALEGGDMGWRKPAQLPPPFDRELSAMAVGDITQPARTPGGFIILKVLEKRGGGTQVRDEVHVRHILIKPSEIRSEAETKRLAEKLYDRIEAGEDFAELAKSFSEDPGSALNGGDLNWVDPNALVPEFRKVMAETPQGQLSKPFKSPYGWHVLEVLGRRATDSTTQAREQQAMTVLRNRKYDEELQTWLRQIRDEAYVEIKLPGADQAAQ
- the rsmA gene encoding 16S rRNA (adenine(1518)-N(6)/adenine(1519)-N(6))-dimethyltransferase RsmA; this translates as MTEQYQHRARKRFGQNFLHDAGVIDRILRSINAKPDDRMLEIGPGQGALTEGLLGSGAQLDVVELDKDLVPILNQQFAGKSNFNLHQGDALKFDFNSLNAAPNSLRVVGNLPYNISTPLIFHLLSNAGLIRDMHFMLQKEVVERLAAGPGGGDWGRLSIMVQYHCRVEHLFNVGPGAFNPPPKVDSAIVRLVPHAVLPHPAKDHRLLERVVREAFNQRRKTLRNTLKLLLSSAEIEAAGVDGSLRPEQLDLAAFVRLADKLSEQAAPKAEAI
- the pdxA gene encoding 4-hydroxythreonine-4-phosphate dehydrogenase PdxA, whose product is MKPKRFALTPGEPAGIGPDLCLLLAAQPQPHPLIAITSHDLLLERAVQLGVAVNLLPVMPGAWPDVPAPANSLYVWDTPLGAPVITGRLDKANAGFVLETLTRAGQGCLDGTFAGMITAPVHKGVINESGIAFSGHTEFLADLTHTAQVVMMLATRGLRVALVTTHLPLRDIADAITSERLERVTRILHADLQGKFGIAHPRILVCGLNPHAGEGGHLGREEIDIIEPTLERLRSEGMNLHGPLPADTLFTPKYLEHCDAVLAMYHDQGLPVLKFKGFGAAVNVTLGLPIIRTSVDHGTALDLAGSGKIDTGSLQVALETAYQMAETHL